A window of Ananas comosus cultivar F153 linkage group 11, ASM154086v1, whole genome shotgun sequence genomic DNA:
TCTGCACTTTCCCTTATATGCACATCTTAGTTTTGATTAAAATAGATAGAGCAAAGAATAATGATACACATGTTTTCAAAAATAGATGGGAACAAAATCTAAGCTAAGGTGACTGGTTTATATATGGACATTGTATAAGACTCACCAGTATGCAATTTGTGCGACTCATTTAACTATATAATTCTCATCAtccttttctactttttttttttatttctgaaaGTGTTCCTGTCGCCTCTTTATAAGAGAGATCCACTCAATTTGCTCAAATATTTGCGTCAAAAAGCTAGAAAGAGTAATTTAGAGTTTGAATTTTATACTACAACAGAactagattatagcgacacatgtttgggacacttttatgtaagtgtcccatttatgccaaaactaaaaaaaaaatctattaatgcttaagtataaagcccaatccaaccaaaaataaaggttactctactcaaccgaccccacccagcccattcgacccgattacaaacagaaaagaaaaaaaaaaagaaaaatcgattgtcaactccccttctcccctcgctcaatccactgaaattctagacgaagagcccttccctctcctcctcctccgccaccacagccaacgaggtagagttccggcggttgctaaatgcttaaatgagtgttagtaaattagcagcactctttttatgttatagcgacactttttaactgtcactatatacctagcgacccaacatatagcaacactttttaatagtgtcggtaatttagtcagcagcattttttttacCTGCAgtgacatttaaaagtgtcgctatataccgttTTCGTTGTAGTGAATTAGGCACGCTTTAGTGGCTTTATTAAGagtattaattagaatatttatcCTTTATTAGATAATGTAAAAGCAAAAATTTCGGCCCTATCTATACACACAATGTTCAAGGACCATTTTATATCAAGTCAATTTCAAGTTAATGGATATAGAATCAAGATCCATCCTAATGGTGACTTTAGTGAGTGCATGATCTAGTAGTGGTCCTTAGAGGTGGAACCAAACAAGGGACAAGATTTGGTCCCTCATGTGAGTTTTTGATAAATGGACCAACATATATGATATCTTCACTTCATGGATGCTACAACTTAACAATAATAAGAACAAATATTTTAGGAAATATTAAGAAtatatctaaattatttttttactaaatcaTTTTTTAAGTAACATCGTAGCAGAATCAGCTATTATGTTTATTTattgggataattgcctatatacccctcgtacgtttgaaaatatctgatttattcctacttttttttttctttctaaaatacccttcatatgttccaccgttattatAAAATACTCctgcagttatctcctgttaagttaacttgggttaaacgtgagttaaatatctaccacagttaaaaaaaattaaaatgctaattttgtccttaacttaagggcatataagaaatattggtgacggtagaaggatatatttgaaaagaccaaaagtcaaaatactttttgtacctctgactttaagggcaaataagaaagtcagtgatagtggaagggtatatttaaaagggcaaaataataattttacagagataacagagttcattaacagattttaatcctagggatatatttgaaataggttggaacgtaaaaaaggtatttttaatattagccttctaagagggataaatcaaAAAGTCGGGAACTTTTCAGAGGTaaatataagcaattgccccttatttatttatacattcacATTACATGTGAGCTGAAGTGTAAAGATTAATTCTGAACCATTTTCTACTATACCGATCATTTGGATAATAGCATAGGTATATAACATTTCAAAACATTATGTCAGTGattcaaataagaaatattttttgttaaaattgggccaaaaatcacaaaaatatgATAGTATGGAATCTATGGATAgtgcttttattatttatttatttatttatcattttttgtaACCAATTCAAACTTCCCAACCAAAGACACAATAGGGATAAGATCTTGACTCATAGGTTGCATAAAGGATATCTATGTATCTTtcacttaaataaataaataaataaataaaaatatatttattcataTATCTTTGATTGAAATTGTCCCACTGAATAATGGATAAGGATAAAGGGGATGACAATAATATTGAATCTAGTGACCACCATTTTAATTCCATCCTCTAAAAATAATCTATCTCAGATAAGCACGAACTAaacaaattttatgtttggttgagaattgaaaAATCTactagaataagaaaaataatattttgatggtTATTGCCAGGAATAATAGTcggaataagaataattataatttcaaaatagaaatatttCACCTTAACACTGTGTAGGATGATGGAGAAGTACATTAGTAATTTGTTTGATTAGTTAGATGAGTAATTAgtgaataaattaattagattagttgtattattaattagtaaagtaatataaatattaattattggaAAACTTAGCTTATTTTAGTAGCTGTTAACTTAGTTAATAAATGCTATGTATGTAGCACATTCCTTGTAAGAATCATAGATAGAAGAATTGGGATACAAATTCAGATAATAAAtcacttaattaaatataactcTTCTTAGTTCTTGAATCACAATTATCTCTCttaccaaaagaaaaagaaaagaaaaaacaaataatacaaATAACATAGGGTTCTCTTTTTCATATAATTAAATAACATAGTCATTACAAGTGCATTTTCCACAAATTAAGTATCAACACAAAACCatgtaaataaaacaaataattacAAGAAGCACATGGAGGCCATGTACAAAAACAGCAGTTACATCTCCACAAGAACCTCAAATTTATACACATCACAAAgaaactcaaaagtacaaaatcacATATTCACAGAAAATCAAATGGTTGTTCCTTCACATCGGCATTTGATTTCACGTCACACGATCCATCGGAAACATAAAACGAAGCCTCGATCAAGGAGAGAAATAGTTCGCTCGATGAGCGtttcaccaccaccaccctaTTTTTCGAGATGAAATTAAAACTTCGTAAGGTTTAAGCTATAAATATTCATAGGAAACATCATTTGCATCACTTGTTCAAACCAAATATGCATACCCAAATACTAGATTAAAGCCGCATACAGTATCAGAAACAATATGCGCCATATATATGTTGCGAATAATCTCAATAACATTTAAAAGCACGTCGATGCATTATAGCTGCTGCATCAAGAAATCATAATATAAGAGAGGCTTGTCATGTGAAATATGGGATTtatacgattttttttttcagaaacttGAACATACGAAAGATAAGGAAACTGAATATCAACAAGTTATGAGTGTTTCGTAAAAAACTTAGCGTCATGGGTCGGACAAACAATCAAAGTGCGAGATCAGAAACCGAAACCAGTACAAGTTCTCTTCATTTGTTTGATCGTAAACCGAAACCAAAAATGCTTCAAACCGAAACTCTAAGAAAACCCAGGACACAAGGGAAATTGAAATCGATACACTGTGCCTCAATTTCGTTGAGGCTAAGATGCTTCTTTTGATATCGTAATCACGCGATCGACTTTAAGTAGACCACTACGAAACCTACATCATAGAAGAAGCAATGCTTAGAAGCATATCAAGTTCTCGAGAAGTAGCTTCAAGTTCTCCTCAACAAAGTAAGTTCGTATTATGCGACCAGAGTAGGAATCCAAGAGCACAAAACACATGATTAGCATCTGACAGATATGCAAGAAACTTGAATCGAACAAGCACCGATAATTTCATatactatatttgcagagagAACAATGCACGGAATGATATTAGATCAGCACAAGCAGAGAATTTAAAGCGCAAGTTACAAAGACAACAGAGGTTTCTGCAGATCCAGCCAACCTGAAAATGTCACTTCGATCCGACAAACACATCAAGGATTCCGCAGCAATTCCACCACGTTGCGCGGTGTGCCGCTGATGTAGCATGCGGCTTGACCTACGAGCCATCGAAACAGTCCCTCGTCATCAGTATATCACCAtgaacaacaaaagaaaatgcCGCGAATAATGATTTTTCGTGGgataaattgcatgtttggtcCTCAGACCTTAATTTGGTGGGAACTGTTGCAATCAAATCCTATAACGCAACTTAATTGGCTAAATATTGATGAATCGCAAAAGTAAAAATGATGTAGCAGTGTTGTGATTGATGACCACGTCGCTTTTATATCAACGATgcgttaatatttagtcaattaaattggtTTATGGGACTTGATTGTAACAATTCTAGAAATTCGAGCCtgaaattgtaataaattaaagtttgaggatccAACATGCAATATATCCATTTTTTGTGGATAGAACTCAAGAACCCTAATTGCAAAATCTCGCTTTTTTTTGCACAAATTatccatagttttttttttctttgtagcAACACAAGCAATTTTTACTTGATCTAATCCATAATAGTAAAGTGAAAGTGGGCTAAACCAAAATTAAGCATTTATATACAAACATATCAACATAATCTATCTATGATATACCTCGGTTTTCGCAAAATCCACGGCTTTATCGGCTTCAGAAATCGGCGAAACCCTAGGTTCAGGTTCTCCGGAAGCAGCCGCCGCCGATGCCGATGACGATGACGAATCCTCCTcctccgaaaccctaaccctagactcCTCAATCACAGTGAACGTTTTCTCCACAGGGGAATCCCCTTGCTCCACCAccactttctcctcctcctcgtgcTCCAATTTACCTGCTTCGGCATCCGAATTCGTCGGCTCCGgagcctcctccgccgccgccgccgcctccgggtTTAGGGTTTGCTCCGCCTCGCCGTCGCCATTGCCGTGCTCGGAGCTCACGTCGCTCGCCTTGCTGacgccgtcgtcgtcctcctgCGCGACGGCGTCGCCATGCCCGTCacctgttcgatgaaatgcttGTGAGAGATGCGAATAGTTTGATAAAAGAGAGAATTAGAAACCACCGTACACTGACCTTGTGGGGGATTGGGTTggtgttcttcttcttttttggtgTTCTTTTTGGTGTGTTTGGAtgatttcttcttcttggaACCTGGGATTGGAGATGGAGAAGGTGagagatagagaagaagaagaagaagaagatgtgtGGTGAGTGGAGAAAAGGAGGCAGAAGATGGAGGGTTGGTgtttctagggttagggttttagtcTCTGTTTGTTTGACAATCCGCTTCTGTTTCTGCTTTCAGTAATATGTCACTTACTTAAGCAAAATCACTTATCAAATCCGTGCGGTGCTCGTCTTTCTCCGCAAAGTGAACAAGTCTGCCTCTCCGCTTGCTATTAAGAGCTAATAGAAAGGCACCCAGTGACGCAAAGTTACAGATCAAAATAGAAAACTACGAGCTCTTAAGAGACTCTCCTAGAAATCCTAAGAAGCTCTTGACTCTTCGGCATTTGTGCCCGCAGCCTCGAGATTCATAGAGATGATTCTAAAAGGCAAGAACTCTGACAATAATCTTCTTTAgagtttgggtgattgcaaagGTGAAATTAGGGGATGATTCTAAGTCCTTACAAGTAGCTGTTATCTCTACTTTGACTAGGGTTGTCGATGAGCTGACCACGAGCGACCTAGGATCGGCTCGTGTTCtatcgtttattaaacgagtcgaacatcagctggctcgttaaaatatcgagctgaaaaaaATAGCTCATTCATTAAACAAGTGATCGATTTCGATCGAGCTGACAACGAACTGAATTGCCAGCCCTACTACTACCAAGCGAAAGGTACAAGCTCTAAATTGGCGCTCTTTTTTATGGTATGGAGTTAATCCGTTGAAAGGATTTGAAGGatcaactaattttttaaacaaattattcGCAAAAGTAATGAGTTATGAGCCGAACATAAATTTCATCTTATTCTTTCTTATTCAAGTACAAGAAAATTTAACATATTCCTGTCTCAAAATACagatgttttaaataaaatacatgATTTACATAGGGAAAATTAATAGGGATTAACAAAAATTCTACAAGAAACTCACTTCAACAAGATATTATGAGGGGTTGGAATTATatcattaaatctaaaataaaacttCCAATCTCAACTATTAAACCAAGTTCGttaataaacttaaaaaatatcaatgtcaataaaatcataaaacacatctaatatatatgtaaaatacaaaaaacaaaGTTTCATTGATTCTACACatataaaatagaaaacatagaaccaaaaaaaaagaaaaaccacaaGATATATAAGAAAATGAGATATTAGGCAACATGGCATGCACAAGAAATAAGAAAtgaaaactttttctttttccaaattaaactattgagaATTTAAAGAGTTTGAGTTCAATTAGTCCCCTACTACACATAacttttcatccaaaaaaaaaaaaaaaaaactttttcaatgaaaaaaagagagataaaactcattactatattaaaaaaaaaacaagtaattaatttatttaattctacAAATATAAAAGAggaacaaaagaacaaaaaccacaaaaaccctaaaatacataagaattaaaaaaattaggattattttttcaaatctacaaaaataatgtaaaaaactCATTTTAAGTTTCTTTGATTCAagaaacataaaagaaaaattagaaaaacagCAAAATATGTAACAAAAGAgggggtaaaaaaaaagagaaattaatttaagGGGCATAGAACACATATACCTTGTTGTGTGTTCTCCTCTAAATCCACAACACCATGCTGGTTCTTTTTGGAGAAGAGCTTTTTGAGCATGGACATAATTAAAAGTGCTTTTCAAATAAGCccaaaaagtatatattttagagagaaaaaaaaaacaaaaaagacaaTATAGGAATAGAAACAAATAATTGCTTCTCCAAAAAGTGTGTGTAATGCTTATTCTTCGATCCCTCCTATGATCTCTCAAATCTTATAATTGGAGGAGAGAAATAAATAGAGTGAAAGGGGTGGTAGTTGACTTGGATGCTTcatgtattattaatttgtttgcTACATTTGGTGTATCTGCGCATCAATGCGTTACGTATTATGATACAGCgttgtgttaaatataaaaatataaggggcaatttcatgaaTACCCCTCCCAAAGTCTTAAATATCATAGATAcccttataaagtttaaaatatcacctaTACTCCTGTAAATACAGAAAATTATCATCAATACCCCTATTGTTAGTTATGTTAGCTTTACCATAGTTATTAAATGGTTAAAACtgggttaaattttaaaatgactcATTTACCCTTAAGTTTCtcttaagtaaaaatgtatggagaccccctcaactatatgccattttgaaacaactccctcaacttttatttttttaggtgATATCccattaacttttagttttttaaaaaattaactaatttcagtgtataaaaaaatgagaattttttaattttttgataattttatcaaatctagtggctctatttatattttatcgaataaataattatatataaaaatttaaatgaaaaaaaaagttcaggAATTATCCATATTTAAATTCAGTTATACGTTTGGTCTATATTTAAACTGAAGCTGAACCGaaatccaaaaccaaaaaacaaaaccaaaatcagataaaaacatactatatataaaatataatttttatatttttttaataattaatatatattaatcatttaatttaatatgtatatattaaatactcaaatttaaatttacaaaaaatatcttgAAATACCTCTTAGTATTTCTACTATTAataagagataaagggtaaaaatggtattttgaaaatttaactcCGTTTCATACAGGCCTTAACGGATTTTAACTAAtagagggtatttatgataatttttaacatattggagggtatttgtgatattatcaattttagaagggtattgatgaaattaatagtttctagaagggcatctatgaaattatttcaaaatataaaaacatcatTCTTTAACACAGCTTAATTAAGTTTTTTGGATAAAACTGTTATTTCGCATTATTTAATTAACATGGTATCAAAGTAAAAGGTTTTGAGTTCGAGTAACATGGGACTCCAACATGAGGGTGaggtgttaaatataaaaaggagcaattgcttatatactcctgaaaagttttcagactttttgatttaccttttttagaagactaatattgaaaatatttttttttacgttccaacctatttcaaatatacctctagagttaaattctgttgatgaactgttagcaatagctgttatctctatgaaattactattttatcctttcaaatatactattctaccatcaccgacttttcttgtTTGCCCTTacgttaggggcacaaaaagtatttttatttttggtcttttcaaattacccttctatcatcaccaacatttcttatttgcccttaagttaagagcaaaagagacattttgatttttttaactctggtaaatttttaactcacgtttaacccaaattaacttcACGGATAGTAATTGTagagatattttgaaattacaGAGGAACATATCAGggatatattggaaagaaaagaaaaataagggtAACTGAGttatttctaaagttttgaAGGGTACATAGGCAATTACctcatataaaaatataaaaatactattctctacCTGCTTAagttctcaaagaaaaaaaattatgtaatatcTTGATtcatttaaaatctaattattataattgaaATTACATAAGAAAGCTCAACTATAGCGGCTCGAATTAACTGTAGCAATTGAAGAGATAAACTTCAAAATAATGGTAAACTTATTTTCCTAATCAcatttgaaaataatatattattttttcttgtaCATTAGAGATAACCTCCTGATCATCCTgtataaagtgataaaatttacaaatacaatTCTCAACTGCAATCGAACAACCAGATTATTTTTTACCGCGGCTCTTTTACGAAACAAAATGTATGCTGTTGTAATATTTGTTGGATTTTAATTACATGCTTATCTAACTGTACTGTATTTATTATTACGTTCAATCAAATATGAATATGAAGTAAGttgatatttttcaaatatgtaTATCTAAATTGGACGGTAGAGATTGAAATATGAGAAGGTATAGAGCTGAGATGTAAGGGTGCACTGGTGCACAAATATATCCGTACACCCGGTTCATCGAAAAATAATTTCTTGGAA
This region includes:
- the LOC109716951 gene encoding uncharacterized protein LOC109716951 isoform X2; protein product: MSMLKKLFSKKNQHGVVDLEENTQGSKKKKSSKHTKKNTKKEEEHQPNPPQGDGHGDAVAQEDDDGVSKASDVSSEHGNGDGEAEQTLNPEAAAAAEEAPEPTNSDAEAGKLEHEEEEKVVVEQGDSPVEKTFTVIEESRVRVSEEEDSSSSSASAAAASGEPEPRVSPISEADKAVDFAKTEVKPHATSAAHRATWWNCCGILDVFVGSK
- the LOC109716951 gene encoding uncharacterized protein LOC109716951 isoform X1, translating into MSMLKKLFSKKNQHGVVDLEENTQQGSKKKKSSKHTKKNTKKEEEHQPNPPQGDGHGDAVAQEDDDGVSKASDVSSEHGNGDGEAEQTLNPEAAAAAEEAPEPTNSDAEAGKLEHEEEEKVVVEQGDSPVEKTFTVIEESRVRVSEEEDSSSSSASAAAASGEPEPRVSPISEADKAVDFAKTEVKPHATSAAHRATWWNCCGILDVFVGSK